Proteins found in one Arachis stenosperma cultivar V10309 chromosome 8, arast.V10309.gnm1.PFL2, whole genome shotgun sequence genomic segment:
- the LOC130944139 gene encoding SNAP25 homologous protein SNAP33 isoform X2, protein MFGSKKSPLKAVKPSSADPAYHVKSGSNPFDSDDEANGNRKYNSARKSDHHALVSHEVSTNPFDVVDTHGHGSSSSYAYSSADRNRYKNDFRDTGGLESQSVQELENYAVYKAEETTKSVKNSLKIAEEIREDATKTLVMLHQQGEQITRSHNVAVDIDQDLSRGEKLLGSLGGMFSKTWKPKKPGTVKGPVVFRDDPVRTKGSHLEQKEKLGLTSASKGQSRTQKAHSEPTNALEKVEVEHGKQDDALSDLSDLLGELKGMAIDMGSEIDIQNKALDGFETDADMLNIRMNGANQRGRHLLRK, encoded by the exons ATGTTTGGTTCAAAGAAATCTCCTCTGAAAGCTGTTAAGCCTAGCTCTGCCGACCCTGCCTATCATGTTAAATCAGGTTCCAATCCGTTTGATTCTGATGATGAGGCAAATGGTAACAGGAAGTATAATTCGGCGAGGAAGTCTGATCACCATGCATTAGTTTCACATGAAGTTAGCACAAACCCCTTTGATGTTGTTGATACCCACGGGCACGGTTCATCTTCATCTTACGCCTATTCATCTGCCGATCGGAACAGATATAAGAATGATTTCCGTGACACTGGAGGTTTGGAGAGTCAATCAGTGCAAGAGTTGGAGAATTATGCTGTTTACAAGGCTGAAGAGACCACCAAGTCGGTGAAGAACTCGTTGAAGATAGCTGAGGAGATAAGAGAGGATGCGACCAAAACTTTGGTGATGCTGCATCAACAAGGCGAGCAGATTACCAGGAGTCACAATGTCGCTGTTGACATTGACCAAGATTTGAGTCGG GGAGAAAAGCTTTTGGGAAGTCTTGGTGGCATGTTCTCCAAAACTTGGAAACCAAAGAAGCCAGGCACAGTTAAAGGACCTGTCGTTTTCAGAG ATGATCCTGTTAGAACGAAGGGCAGCCACTTGGAACAGAAAGAGAAGTTGGGACTGACTTCTGCTTCTAAAGGGCAGTCAAGGACACAGAAGGCACATTCTGAGCCAACAAATGCACTTGAAAAAGTTGAG GTTGAACATGGAAAGCAAGACGATGCACTGTCCGATTTAAGTGATCTGTTGGGAGAACTTAAAGGCATGGCTATTGACATGGGATCTGAAATCGATAT ACAAAACAAAGCCCTGGATGGTTTTGAAACTGATGCAGATATGTTGAATATCCGCATGAATGGTGCCAATCAACGCGGGCGTCACCTACTCAGAAAATAG
- the LOC130944139 gene encoding SNAP25 homologous protein SNAP33 isoform X1 encodes MFGSKKSPLKAVKPSSADPAYHVKSGSNPFDSDDEANGNRKYNSARKSDHHALVSHEVSTNPFDVVDTHGHGSSSSYAYSSADRNRYKNDFRDTGGLESQSVQELENYAVYKAEETTKSVKNSLKIAEEIREDATKTLVMLHQQGEQITRSHNVAVDIDQDLSRGEKLLGSLGGMFSKTWKPKKPGTVKGPVVFRDDPVRTKGSHLEQKEKLGLTSASKGQSRTQKAHSEPTNALEKVEVCFNAVKVEHGKQDDALSDLSDLLGELKGMAIDMGSEIDIQNKALDGFETDADMLNIRMNGANQRGRHLLRK; translated from the exons ATGTTTGGTTCAAAGAAATCTCCTCTGAAAGCTGTTAAGCCTAGCTCTGCCGACCCTGCCTATCATGTTAAATCAGGTTCCAATCCGTTTGATTCTGATGATGAGGCAAATGGTAACAGGAAGTATAATTCGGCGAGGAAGTCTGATCACCATGCATTAGTTTCACATGAAGTTAGCACAAACCCCTTTGATGTTGTTGATACCCACGGGCACGGTTCATCTTCATCTTACGCCTATTCATCTGCCGATCGGAACAGATATAAGAATGATTTCCGTGACACTGGAGGTTTGGAGAGTCAATCAGTGCAAGAGTTGGAGAATTATGCTGTTTACAAGGCTGAAGAGACCACCAAGTCGGTGAAGAACTCGTTGAAGATAGCTGAGGAGATAAGAGAGGATGCGACCAAAACTTTGGTGATGCTGCATCAACAAGGCGAGCAGATTACCAGGAGTCACAATGTCGCTGTTGACATTGACCAAGATTTGAGTCGG GGAGAAAAGCTTTTGGGAAGTCTTGGTGGCATGTTCTCCAAAACTTGGAAACCAAAGAAGCCAGGCACAGTTAAAGGACCTGTCGTTTTCAGAG ATGATCCTGTTAGAACGAAGGGCAGCCACTTGGAACAGAAAGAGAAGTTGGGACTGACTTCTGCTTCTAAAGGGCAGTCAAGGACACAGAAGGCACATTCTGAGCCAACAAATGCACTTGAAAAAGTTGAGGTATGTTTCAATGCAGTGAAG GTTGAACATGGAAAGCAAGACGATGCACTGTCCGATTTAAGTGATCTGTTGGGAGAACTTAAAGGCATGGCTATTGACATGGGATCTGAAATCGATAT ACAAAACAAAGCCCTGGATGGTTTTGAAACTGATGCAGATATGTTGAATATCCGCATGAATGGTGCCAATCAACGCGGGCGTCACCTACTCAGAAAATAG
- the LOC130944138 gene encoding heparanase-like protein 1 encodes MGIHLALFLLLSVLRVTLSQDIAHGSLLVDGAQAKAETGDNYVCATIDWWPHDKCDYNHCPWGHSSVSNLDLTHPFLAKAIQAFKPLRIRLGGSLQDQVLYDIGLQTPCHPFQKMSGGLFGFSKGCLHMQRWDELNQFFNKTGAIVIFGLNALHGKHQIRHNVWEGAWDPQNTYDFLKYTVSKGYKIDSWELGNELSGKGIGASVGVAQYGKDLIKLKQIIDVLYENSKFKPSLVAPGGFYEKQWYDKLLQVSGSGIINVVTHHLYNLGPGSDQHLERKILDPIRLSRVEYIFRNLTETIQEHGPWSSAWVGEAGGAYNSGSPSVSNSFLNSFWYLDQLGMASTYNTKVYCRQTLIGGNYGLINVTTFTPNPDYYSALLWHRLMGKRVLAVSSDVSSPFLRTYAHCSKDREGVTLLLINLSNQTRFILNIRNPVTASVEENNTAKTTQKDDDSFIARLKRAFSWVGAKGSDVTFREEYHLTPKDGYLRSQTMVLNGIPLKLTNEGDIPTLEPVKSNVHSPIYISPLSIAFIVYPNFDAPACSRHRKL; translated from the exons ATGGGAATCCATCTTGCATTGTTTCTTCTTTTGAGTGTTCTTCGCGTTACTTTAAGTCAAGATATAGCACATGGTTCACTTCTGGTTGATGGAGCTCAAGCAAAAGCCGAAACAGGTGATAACTATGTCTGTGCAACTATTGATTGGTGGCCTCATGATAAGTGTGACTACAACCATTGTCCATGGGGACATTCTTCTGTTTCAAATTTG GATTTGACTCATCCTTTCCTTGCCAAAGCTATCCAAG CTTTCAAGCCTTTGAGGATAAGACTTGGAGGTTCTTTGCAAGATCAGGTGCTGTATGATATAGGACTGCAAACTCCTTGTCATCCATTTCAAAAGATGAGTGGTGGATTGTTTGGATTTTCAAAGGGATGTTTACACATGCAAAGGTGGGATGAGCTGAATCAGTTTTTCAATAAGACAGG AGCCATTGTGATTTTTGGACTGAATGCACTCCATGGGAAGCACCAGATTAGGCATAATGTTTGGGAAGGAGCTTGGGACCCTCAGAATACTTACGATTTTCTTAAATACACTGTTTCGAAGGGATACAAGATTGATTCATGGGAACTTG GTAATGAGTTGAGTGGTAAAGGCATTGGTGCTAGTGTCGGTGTTGCGCAGTATGGAAAAGACTTGATTAAACTCAAACAAATTATTGATGTATTGTATGAGAACTCCaagttcaaaccttcactcGTAGCACCAGGTGGATTTTATGAAAAGCAGTGGTATGACAAGCTTCTTCAAGTTTCAGGTTCTGGCATAATCAATGTTGTGACTCATCACTTATATAATTTGGGACCAG GTAGCGACCAGCATCTTGAAAGGAAAATTCTAGATCCTATACGCTTGAGCAGGGTAGAATATATTTTCCGCAATCTTACAGAAACCATTCAAGAACATGGCCCTTGGTCTTCTGCATGGGTAGGAGAAGCTGGCGGTGCATACAACAGCGGCAGTCCTTCTGTTTCCAACTCATTCTTGAACAGCTTTTG GTACTTGGATCAACTTGGAATGGCTTCCACCTACAACACTAAAGTTTATTGCCGGCAGACTTTAATCGGAGGGAATTATGGCCTTATCAATGTTACCACTTTCACTCCCAACCCTGACTATTACAG TGCACTTTTGTGGCATCGGCTAATGGGAAAGAGGGTTCTTGCAGTTTCAAGTGATGTTTCTTCCCCATTTTTGCGCACTTATGCTCATTGTTCAAAAGACAGA GAGGGTGTGACACTACTACTTATCAACTTAAGTAATCAGACTCGTTTCATACTCAACATTCGGAACCCTGTGACCGCAAGTGTTGAAGAGAATAACACGGCCAAAACCACCCAGAAAGACGATGACTCATTCATTGCTCGCCTCAAGAGGGCGTTCTCCTGGGTCGGAGCGAAAGGATCAGATGTGACATTCAGAGAGGAGTACCACTTAACTCCAAAAGATGGTTACCTTCGAAGCCAAACCATGGTGCTGAATGGTATTCCATTGAAGCTAACAAACGAGGGAGATATACCAACATTGGAGCCAGTAAAAAGCAATGTGCATTCTCCAATATATATCTCTCCTTTGTCCATTGCATTTATTGTATACCCCAACTTTGATGCCCCAGCTTGTTCTAGGCACCGAAAACTTTAA